One Acidobacteriota bacterium DNA window includes the following coding sequences:
- a CDS encoding radical SAM protein: MKTLFSRLLDHPLALVPPDLEGSREGRTLLVWGNVPHWMVVDGEMRDYLFALDGSGTAGEALGARPGSTRRAVAGVLRTLMRLGIVREPAGRGRRAEREPDFPPRIENAAWNVTAACNLRCRMCYFQADDPEAMGPELEADEVLRVLDGARPFLVRCPWLFLLGGEPLLRPERVLTVAEGCRKRGIRAQVSTNGHRVTPAFADGARTAGLEVQVSLDGPDAALHDALRGEGSFARAVEAVRTLARHRVRVLVSMVCTADNLPHLERYFELARDLGAREARFIPLKHMGRAPEAAVREAPLPEAVRAAAGLFRRRKDLAGLAGRDLFSILAHTCRQSVRRESCGTGSQTFLLDADGSLYPCLNTRHLSMRLGNVREPGFDFARWWRASEGLARHRGKTRFAALDASCASCAVRHWCLAGCRGEAFACTGSLAAPPPGCAGHREAVLEMFWTLAGSPGLPGGPGQSC, encoded by the coding sequence ATGAAGACGCTTTTCTCCCGCCTTCTTGATCACCCCCTGGCCCTGGTCCCCCCCGACCTGGAAGGCTCACGGGAGGGGCGGACGCTCCTGGTGTGGGGGAACGTGCCCCACTGGATGGTGGTGGACGGGGAGATGCGCGACTACCTGTTCGCGCTGGACGGGTCGGGGACCGCCGGCGAGGCGCTCGGGGCCCGCCCCGGGTCGACCCGGAGGGCGGTGGCGGGCGTGTTGCGGACGCTGATGCGCCTCGGCATCGTCCGTGAGCCGGCGGGGCGGGGGAGACGGGCCGAACGGGAGCCGGATTTCCCCCCCCGCATCGAGAACGCGGCCTGGAACGTCACCGCGGCGTGCAACCTGCGTTGCCGCATGTGCTATTTCCAGGCGGACGACCCCGAAGCGATGGGGCCCGAGCTGGAGGCCGACGAGGTCCTGCGGGTCCTGGACGGGGCCCGACCCTTCCTGGTCCGGTGTCCGTGGCTCTTCCTGCTGGGGGGGGAGCCCCTCCTCCGCCCGGAGCGGGTGCTGACCGTGGCCGAGGGGTGCCGGAAGCGGGGCATCCGGGCCCAGGTGTCCACCAACGGGCACCGGGTCACGCCGGCCTTTGCCGACGGGGCCCGCACGGCCGGGCTGGAGGTGCAGGTGTCCCTCGACGGGCCCGACGCCGCCCTGCACGACGCCCTGCGCGGGGAAGGGAGCTTCGCACGGGCCGTGGAAGCGGTGCGGACCCTGGCCCGGCACCGGGTGCGGGTCCTTGTCAGCATGGTGTGCACGGCGGACAACCTCCCGCACCTGGAGCGCTACTTCGAGTTGGCCCGGGATTTGGGGGCCCGGGAGGCCCGGTTCATCCCCCTCAAGCACATGGGGCGCGCCCCGGAAGCGGCGGTCCGGGAGGCGCCGTTGCCCGAGGCGGTCCGGGCGGCCGCGGGCCTGTTCCGGCGCCGGAAGGACCTGGCGGGCCTCGCCGGCCGGGACCTTTTCTCCATCCTGGCTCACACCTGCCGTCAGTCGGTCCGGCGGGAGTCCTGCGGAACGGGGAGCCAGACCTTCCTCCTGGATGCGGACGGTTCCCTCTACCCCTGCCTGAACACCCGTCACCTGTCGATGCGCCTGGGGAACGTCCGGGAGCCGGGGTTCGACTTCGCCCGCTGGTGGCGCGCGTCGGAGGGCCTGGCCCGCCACCGGGGGAAGACCCGGTTCGCCGCCCTGGATGCGTCGTGCGCCTCGTGCGCGGTCCGGCACTGGTGCCTGGCGGGGTGCCGGGGGGAGGCGTTCGCCTGTACCGGCTCCCTGGCCGCCCCGCCGCCGGGGTGCGCGGGGCACCGGGAGGCCGTCCTGGAGATGTTCTGGACCCTGGCCGGAAGCCCCGGCCTGCCGGGTGGGCCCGGCCAAAGCTGCTGA
- a CDS encoding DUF4922 domain-containing protein codes for MSGWAKRIVETPAGVDPLLALARRQEAEWPQLAGARRRWVESRYREIRLGAFSVFLQFNPSREVNVLADPSPASVRERPCFLCEVNLPPEERGVDLGHGLLAFLNPFPIFYPHPTLIHREHRPQAIAGFIGPMLDLAARFAGRWTLLYNGPRCGASAPDHLHFQAFPRYATPLETDRYHVRRKSAQSAFLDPLPPLRGAELYTLRDYNRLVLVLESPSAKVLAEAFTALADALPRLPAGGDAWAPDEPPVNLAAWAEPGGGLVLCVFPRTRHRPAGYHLPPEAGGRLVSPGLIDLAGVVVTPRRHDFETLTAAEIEGVFAEVCPPVEDIRAVVAAAARRGVAAGGEPAPPADRRLPSTPSAEPELRVGLAEDREALSIRLDGAWRLGGETLPPGAWCVRPADGRLRLESRDGCRRVTSAPARLEPAGPQSRFLLESVAVGLDFHWEFREDLVFEGALEVLERGGRLTAVNRVPLERYLESVIASEMHPDAPEAFLEAHAVISRSWVLAQLLGRAEGEGFNPAILPPLDVLRWRWTDRQRHGDFDVCNDDHCQRYQGVLRVSNPTACGAIRATRGQVVHDGVSVVDTRFSKCCGGVSEVFRSAWGDVNLPGLVPVRDDWPGGEAVPDLTTEGAARAWIEASPEACCNTRDEAVLRRVLPGFDRATTDFYRWERTVPRGELDELVRSKGGWDPGRLLAIVPLQRGASGRLVRVLLRGEAGDLVVGKELEIRRVLSRTHLFSSAFTAEAVGDDGGAPAAFRFRGAGWGHGVGLCQIGAAVMACRGADAATILARYFPGTTVERLYD; via the coding sequence ATGAGCGGATGGGCGAAGCGGATCGTGGAGACACCAGCCGGGGTGGACCCCCTCCTCGCGCTGGCGCGCCGGCAGGAGGCCGAGTGGCCGCAGTTGGCCGGGGCGCGCCGGCGGTGGGTGGAATCCCGCTACCGGGAAATCCGCCTCGGGGCCTTCTCGGTTTTCCTGCAGTTCAACCCGTCCCGCGAGGTGAACGTGCTGGCGGACCCCTCCCCGGCGTCGGTCCGGGAGCGGCCCTGCTTCCTGTGCGAGGTCAACCTGCCGCCCGAAGAGCGGGGAGTCGACCTCGGGCACGGTCTGCTGGCCTTCCTGAACCCTTTCCCGATCTTTTACCCGCACCCCACGCTGATCCACCGGGAGCACCGCCCGCAGGCGATCGCGGGGTTCATCGGGCCGATGCTGGACCTGGCGGCGCGCTTTGCGGGGCGCTGGACGCTGCTGTACAACGGGCCCCGATGCGGGGCTTCCGCCCCCGACCACCTGCACTTCCAGGCCTTCCCCCGCTACGCCACCCCCCTGGAGACGGACCGGTACCACGTGCGCCGGAAGTCCGCGCAATCGGCGTTTTTGGACCCCCTTCCCCCCCTCCGGGGGGCGGAGCTTTACACGCTCCGGGACTACAACCGCCTCGTGCTCGTCCTGGAATCGCCCTCCGCGAAGGTCCTGGCGGAGGCCTTCACCGCCCTGGCGGACGCCCTGCCGCGCCTCCCGGCCGGGGGCGACGCCTGGGCCCCGGACGAGCCCCCCGTGAACCTGGCCGCCTGGGCCGAGCCCGGGGGCGGCCTCGTGCTGTGCGTCTTCCCCCGCACCCGGCACCGGCCGGCCGGCTACCACCTCCCGCCGGAAGCCGGCGGACGCCTGGTCAGCCCCGGCCTGATCGACCTGGCCGGGGTGGTGGTCACCCCCCGGCGGCACGATTTCGAGACCCTCACGGCGGCGGAGATCGAGGGGGTCTTCGCGGAGGTCTGCCCGCCGGTGGAGGACATCCGGGCCGTCGTTGCCGCCGCCGCACGGCGCGGCGTGGCGGCGGGCGGCGAACCGGCCCCGCCGGCGGATCGGCGGCTTCCCTCGACGCCGTCGGCGGAGCCGGAGCTTCGGGTGGGGCTGGCGGAAGACCGCGAGGCCCTGTCGATCCGGTTGGACGGGGCGTGGAGGTTGGGCGGCGAGACCTTGCCGCCCGGGGCTTGGTGTGTCCGGCCCGCGGACGGGCGTCTCCGCCTGGAGAGCCGCGACGGTTGCCGGCGGGTAACATCGGCCCCCGCCCGGCTGGAGCCGGCGGGCCCCCAAAGCCGTTTCCTGCTGGAAAGCGTGGCCGTGGGGCTCGATTTCCACTGGGAGTTCCGGGAGGACCTGGTCTTCGAGGGCGCCCTGGAGGTCCTCGAACGGGGCGGCCGGCTCACCGCCGTCAACCGGGTGCCCCTGGAGCGCTACCTGGAGAGCGTCATCGCCTCGGAGATGCACCCCGACGCCCCGGAAGCGTTCCTGGAGGCCCACGCCGTCATCTCCCGGAGTTGGGTCCTGGCGCAGCTCCTGGGGCGGGCCGAGGGGGAGGGCTTCAACCCGGCGATCCTCCCTCCGCTGGACGTCCTCCGTTGGCGGTGGACGGACCGGCAGCGCCACGGGGACTTCGACGTCTGCAACGACGACCACTGCCAGCGCTACCAGGGCGTGCTGCGCGTCTCCAACCCCACGGCGTGCGGGGCCATCCGCGCGACCCGGGGGCAGGTGGTCCACGACGGGGTCTCGGTGGTGGACACCCGCTTCTCCAAGTGCTGCGGCGGGGTCAGCGAGGTCTTCCGCAGCGCCTGGGGCGACGTGAACCTGCCCGGCCTGGTCCCGGTGCGGGACGACTGGCCGGGGGGGGAGGCCGTTCCCGACCTCACCACCGAGGGCGCCGCCCGGGCTTGGATCGAGGCGTCTCCCGAAGCCTGCTGCAACACCCGGGACGAGGCGGTCCTGCGGCGGGTCCTCCCCGGCTTCGACCGGGCCACCACGGACTTTTACCGCTGGGAGCGGACCGTGCCGCGGGGCGAACTGGACGAGCTCGTCCGGTCGAAGGGCGGCTGGGACCCGGGGCGCCTGCTGGCGATCGTCCCCCTGCAGCGCGGCGCGTCGGGGCGGCTGGTCCGCGTGCTCCTGCGGGGCGAAGCGGGGGACCTCGTGGTGGGGAAGGAACTGGAGATCCGCCGCGTCCTCTCGCGAACCCACCTGTTCAGTTCGGCTTTCACGGCGGAGGCCGTGGGCGACGACGGGGGGGCCCCCGCCGCCTTCCGTTTCCGGGGCGCGGGGTGGGGCCACGGGGTTGGCCTCTGCCAGATAGGCGCGGCCGTCATGGCCTGCCGGGGCGCGGACGCCGCAACCATTCTCGCCCGCTACTTCCCGGGGACGACGGTGGAGAGGCTCTATGACTGA
- a CDS encoding efflux RND transporter periplasmic adaptor subunit, which yields MTIFSRIQRVGLSGILLAGLFLCGCAKKPAPPPPPGPPEVAVVTVRTGPVVLTTELPGRTSAYLVAEIRPQVNGIILKRHFTEGANVREGDLLYQIDPTPYQAALDQAQAALVTAEADLKVAEANLPALRSRAERLKGLAVIRAVGQQDADDADAALRQALAALEARKAAAGVARAAVENARINLSYTPIKAPISGRIGKSDITVGALVNAYQPVPLAVIQQLNPIYVDVTQASTELLRLRRKLESGQLKQDGKSRRTVKLLLEDGSPYTEEGTLQFRDVTVDPTTGSVTLRMAFPNPKQVLLPGMYVRAVVEEGTSEEAILVPQQGVTRDPKGKPVAWVVGADDKIEQRELVLDRAMGDQWLVTRGLAAGDRLMVEGFQKAKVGAKVKVVPFSGPAPGTKTEGGDTPADAPKR from the coding sequence ATGACGATTTTTTCCAGGATCCAGCGTGTCGGTCTTTCCGGGATCCTCCTCGCCGGGCTTTTCCTGTGCGGCTGTGCGAAGAAGCCGGCCCCCCCGCCGCCGCCGGGACCCCCCGAGGTCGCCGTCGTCACCGTCCGCACCGGGCCGGTGGTGCTGACCACCGAGCTGCCGGGCCGGACGTCGGCCTACCTGGTGGCCGAGATCCGCCCCCAGGTGAACGGCATCATCCTCAAGCGCCACTTCACGGAAGGGGCGAACGTCCGGGAAGGCGACCTGCTGTACCAGATCGACCCGACGCCCTACCAGGCGGCGCTGGACCAGGCGCAGGCCGCCCTCGTCACCGCCGAGGCGGACCTGAAGGTGGCCGAGGCGAACCTCCCCGCCCTGCGCTCCCGGGCGGAGCGTCTCAAGGGGCTCGCCGTTATCCGGGCGGTGGGGCAGCAGGACGCCGACGACGCCGACGCGGCGCTCAGGCAGGCCCTGGCCGCCCTCGAGGCCCGGAAGGCCGCCGCGGGGGTCGCCCGGGCCGCCGTGGAGAACGCCCGGATCAACCTGTCTTACACCCCCATCAAGGCGCCGATCTCCGGGCGCATCGGCAAGTCCGACATCACCGTCGGCGCGCTGGTGAACGCCTACCAGCCGGTCCCGCTGGCGGTGATCCAGCAACTGAACCCCATCTACGTGGACGTGACCCAGGCCAGCACGGAACTGCTGCGCCTGCGCCGCAAGCTGGAGAGCGGCCAGCTCAAGCAGGACGGCAAGAGCCGGCGAACGGTGAAGCTGCTGCTGGAGGACGGGTCCCCCTACACCGAGGAAGGCACCCTCCAGTTCCGCGACGTGACGGTGGACCCCACGACCGGGTCGGTCACGCTGCGGATGGCGTTTCCCAACCCGAAACAGGTCCTCCTGCCCGGGATGTACGTCCGGGCAGTGGTGGAGGAAGGGACGAGCGAGGAAGCCATCCTCGTTCCCCAGCAGGGGGTCACCCGGGACCCCAAGGGGAAGCCCGTGGCCTGGGTCGTGGGTGCGGACGACAAGATCGAGCAGCGCGAACTCGTTCTGGACCGGGCCATGGGGGACCAGTGGCTCGTCACCCGGGGCTTGGCCGCCGGCGACCGGTTGATGGTCGAGGGCTTCCAGAAGGCCAAGGTGGGCGCCAAGGTGAAGGTGGTCCCCTTCTCCGGGCCAGCCCCCGGCACGAAGACGGAAGGCGGCGACACCCCTGCCGACGCGCCGAAGCGCTAG
- a CDS encoding efflux RND transporter permease subunit, translating into MSRFFLERPVFAWVVALCMMLAGGLAIHNLPVSQYPPIAPPSIAITAFYPGASAKTVEDSVVQIIEQKMTGLDKMLYMSSTSDSSGAGAITLTFAPGTDPDLAWAKVQNKLQLALPMLPEVVKRQGVTVSKSTRNYLMIVGLTSERKDIDQWDLSDYAISQIQPSLARVPGVGEVEAFGSQYAMRVWLNPEQLIQYHMTPEDVVTGIRAYNVEVSAGQFGGEPSMPGQRLNASILVQSLLKTPEEFGAIPLRTNPDGSVVRVRDVARTELGTEFADSKVSYNGQPAAGLAVRQEVGANALDTADAVKAKMEELSRYFPAGMKVIYPYDTTPFVKVAIDEVIKTLIEAIVLVFLVMYLFLGNLRATLVPSIAVPVVILGTFGVLALFGFSINMLTMFAMVLAIGLLVDDAIVVVENVERIMGEEGLSPKEATRKSMEQITGALVGIGLVLSAVFAPMMFFPGSTGVIYRQFSITVIASMLLSVVVALVLSPVLCATLLKPVPKGHEAAEGGFRLFRPFFRLFDRCFFWLRDRYTGVVGHFIAVKLPYVLVFLLIVGGLGYLFRRMPTAYLPDEDQGILLSLVQLPPGSTMEQTNAVMTRLRRHFLEDQKEAVESVMTISGFSMAGRGQNQGMAFIKLRDWDLRQRPDLKVKAVAGKAMGEFGRIRGALAFAFPPPAVVELGSAKGFDFMLLDRGGLGHARLMEARGQLMGEVAKDPRLTAVRPNGMPDVAQYKVDIDWEKAGTLGVSVSAIQATISALFGSAYVNDFIQGGRVKRVYVQGDAPYRMLPKDLDRLYVRNNRGAMVPVSALATGRWVYESPRLERYNAFPALNFQGEAAPGRSSGEAMQAMEEITAKLPRGFGFDWTGISYQERMGQAQTGLLYSFSILVIFLVLAALYESWTIPISIMLALPLGVIGGVAASTLRDLPNDVYFQIGLLTVLGLTTKNAILIVQFAKIRIEAGAGLVEATLEAAKLRLRPILMTSLAFGFGVLPLALAAGAGAGAQQAIGTSVLGGMITATFLAVFFIPLFFVLVVQIFGRRRGRKTVPPGTTAETLSEEASHDA; encoded by the coding sequence ATGTCCAGGTTCTTCCTCGAACGTCCGGTCTTCGCCTGGGTCGTCGCCCTCTGCATGATGCTGGCGGGCGGCCTGGCGATCCACAACCTCCCCGTTTCACAGTACCCGCCCATCGCCCCGCCGTCCATCGCCATCACCGCCTTCTACCCCGGCGCCTCGGCGAAGACCGTGGAGGACAGCGTCGTCCAGATCATCGAGCAGAAGATGACCGGGCTGGACAAGATGCTGTACATGTCCTCCACCAGCGACTCCTCGGGCGCCGGCGCCATCACCCTCACCTTCGCCCCGGGCACCGACCCGGACCTGGCCTGGGCCAAGGTGCAGAACAAGCTCCAGCTCGCCCTGCCCATGCTGCCCGAGGTGGTCAAGCGGCAGGGGGTGACCGTCAGCAAGTCCACCCGGAACTACCTGATGATCGTGGGCCTCACCTCCGAGCGAAAAGACATCGACCAGTGGGACCTGTCCGACTACGCCATCTCCCAGATCCAGCCCTCCCTGGCGCGGGTGCCGGGCGTCGGCGAGGTGGAGGCCTTCGGGTCCCAGTACGCCATGCGGGTCTGGCTCAACCCCGAGCAACTCATCCAGTACCACATGACGCCGGAAGACGTGGTGACGGGGATCCGGGCCTACAACGTGGAAGTGTCCGCCGGCCAGTTCGGCGGCGAGCCGTCGATGCCGGGACAGCGTCTCAACGCCTCCATCCTGGTCCAGTCCCTCCTGAAGACCCCGGAGGAATTCGGGGCCATCCCCCTGCGCACCAACCCCGACGGGTCGGTGGTGCGGGTCCGGGACGTGGCGCGGACGGAGCTGGGCACCGAGTTCGCCGACTCAAAGGTGAGCTACAACGGCCAGCCGGCGGCCGGCCTGGCCGTCCGGCAGGAAGTGGGGGCCAACGCGCTGGACACGGCGGACGCCGTGAAGGCCAAGATGGAGGAGCTGTCCCGTTACTTCCCCGCGGGGATGAAGGTCATCTACCCCTACGACACGACCCCCTTCGTGAAAGTGGCCATCGACGAGGTGATCAAGACCCTCATCGAGGCCATCGTCCTGGTGTTCCTGGTCATGTACCTCTTCCTGGGGAACCTGCGGGCCACCCTGGTCCCCAGCATCGCCGTGCCCGTGGTCATCCTGGGGACCTTCGGCGTCCTGGCCCTGTTCGGGTTCTCCATCAACATGCTCACCATGTTCGCCATGGTCCTGGCCATCGGCCTGCTGGTGGACGACGCCATCGTCGTGGTGGAGAACGTGGAGCGGATCATGGGCGAGGAAGGCCTTTCCCCGAAGGAGGCCACCCGCAAGTCCATGGAGCAGATCACCGGCGCGCTGGTGGGCATCGGCCTCGTGCTGTCCGCGGTCTTCGCCCCCATGATGTTCTTCCCCGGCTCCACGGGCGTCATCTACCGCCAGTTCTCCATCACCGTCATCGCCTCCATGCTGCTTTCGGTGGTGGTGGCCCTGGTCCTCTCCCCGGTGCTCTGCGCCACCCTCCTCAAGCCCGTGCCCAAGGGGCACGAGGCGGCGGAGGGCGGGTTCCGGCTCTTCCGGCCCTTCTTCCGGCTGTTCGACCGCTGCTTCTTCTGGTTGCGGGACCGTTACACGGGCGTCGTGGGGCACTTCATCGCGGTCAAGCTTCCCTACGTCCTGGTGTTCCTCCTCATCGTCGGCGGACTGGGGTACCTTTTCCGGCGAATGCCCACCGCCTACCTTCCCGACGAGGACCAGGGCATCCTCCTGTCGTTGGTGCAGCTCCCCCCCGGTTCCACCATGGAGCAGACCAACGCGGTGATGACGCGGCTCCGCCGCCATTTTCTCGAAGACCAGAAGGAGGCCGTGGAGTCCGTCATGACCATCTCCGGCTTCAGCATGGCCGGCCGGGGCCAGAACCAGGGCATGGCCTTCATCAAGCTCCGGGACTGGGACCTGCGCCAGCGCCCGGACCTCAAGGTGAAGGCGGTGGCCGGGAAGGCCATGGGCGAGTTCGGCAGGATCCGGGGCGCCCTGGCCTTCGCGTTCCCGCCCCCCGCCGTCGTCGAACTGGGTTCGGCAAAGGGTTTCGACTTCATGTTGCTGGACCGGGGCGGGCTCGGCCACGCCCGGCTGATGGAAGCCCGCGGCCAGCTCATGGGCGAGGTCGCCAAGGACCCCCGCCTGACCGCCGTCCGGCCCAACGGGATGCCGGACGTGGCCCAGTACAAGGTGGATATCGACTGGGAGAAGGCCGGCACGCTGGGCGTGAGCGTCAGTGCGATCCAGGCCACGATCTCCGCCCTGTTCGGCAGCGCCTACGTCAACGACTTCATCCAGGGCGGGCGGGTCAAGCGGGTGTACGTCCAGGGGGACGCCCCCTACCGGATGCTCCCGAAGGACCTGGACCGGCTCTACGTCCGGAACAACCGGGGCGCCATGGTCCCCGTTTCGGCCCTGGCCACGGGCCGTTGGGTGTACGAATCCCCGCGCCTCGAGCGCTACAACGCGTTCCCGGCCCTGAATTTCCAGGGGGAGGCCGCTCCCGGGAGAAGTTCGGGCGAAGCGATGCAGGCCATGGAGGAGATCACGGCGAAGCTGCCCCGGGGCTTCGGCTTCGACTGGACCGGCATCTCCTACCAGGAGCGGATGGGCCAGGCCCAGACCGGACTGCTGTACTCCTTCTCCATCCTGGTCATCTTCCTGGTCCTCGCGGCCCTGTACGAGAGCTGGACCATCCCCATCTCCATCATGCTGGCCCTTCCCCTGGGCGTCATCGGCGGCGTGGCGGCCTCGACCCTGCGCGACCTGCCCAACGACGTCTACTTCCAGATCGGTCTGCTCACCGTGCTGGGCCTGACCACCAAGAACGCCATCCTGATCGTCCAGTTCGCCAAGATCCGCATCGAGGCGGGCGCCGGCCTGGTGGAGGCCACCCTCGAGGCGGCGAAGCTCCGGCTCCGGCCCATCCTCATGACGTCCCTGGCCTTCGGGTTCGGCGTCCTGCCCCTGGCCCTCGCCGCGGGAGCCGGGGCCGGCGCCCAGCAGGCCATCGGAACCAGCGTCCTGGGCGGAATGATCACCGCCACCTTCCTGGCCGTCTTCTTCATCCCCCTCTTCTTCGTGCTGGTCGTCCAGATCTTCGGGCGGCGGAGAGGGAGAAAAACCGTCCCGCCCGGCACGACGGCGGAGACCCTGTCGGAGGAGGCCTCCCATGATGCATAA
- a CDS encoding efflux transporter outer membrane subunit — protein MHKYLPLLGMMLLLSACPRAPKLVRPEVPVPSAWPDTGAAAGKGAPLAAETQWREFFVDGKLRAVIDLALKNNRDLRAAALAIDKFQALYRIQRAESYPTVSVSGGAEFYRLPGRMSATGQGETVQQYNVNLGVAAWEPDFFGRIRSLKSAALEQYLATKQARSATQVSLVAAVAETFLALAADRENLRLARATLETQQASRDLIRKIVDMGMTSELDLRQAESQVEAARVDIARYTGQIELDRNALDLLVGAAVPDDLLPEDLETAGKVKDVSPGLPSEVLLSRPDILLAEHQLKAAEANIGAARAAFFPRITLTGGLGFMSGDLLDLFKFGSRTWNFAPQVVLPIFDYGSRKANYQSVQVDREIYVATYEKAIQSAFREVSDALELRKSLLAQQEAQQALVNSLEATFRLSEARYREGIDGYLVVLVAQRALYVAQQRMLTLRLARAVNLVSLYKVLGGGASGPAESPGKSAETSAPPTKKPGE, from the coding sequence ATGCATAAATACCTTCCCCTCCTCGGAATGATGCTTCTCCTGAGCGCGTGCCCGCGCGCCCCGAAGCTCGTACGCCCGGAGGTCCCGGTTCCCTCGGCCTGGCCCGACACCGGGGCCGCCGCCGGAAAAGGCGCACCCCTGGCCGCCGAAACGCAGTGGCGGGAGTTCTTTGTCGACGGCAAACTCCGGGCCGTGATCGACCTGGCGCTGAAGAACAACCGCGACCTGCGGGCGGCCGCTCTCGCCATCGACAAGTTCCAGGCGCTGTACCGGATCCAGCGCGCCGAAAGCTACCCGACGGTCAGCGTGTCCGGAGGCGCCGAGTTCTACCGTCTGCCCGGGCGGATGTCCGCCACCGGCCAGGGGGAGACCGTCCAGCAGTACAACGTGAACCTGGGCGTGGCCGCCTGGGAACCGGATTTCTTCGGGCGCATCCGCAGCCTGAAGAGCGCGGCGCTGGAACAGTACCTCGCCACGAAACAGGCCCGCTCCGCCACCCAGGTCTCGCTGGTGGCCGCCGTCGCCGAGACCTTCCTGGCCCTGGCCGCCGACCGGGAGAACCTTCGGCTCGCCCGGGCCACGCTGGAGACCCAGCAGGCCTCCCGCGACCTCATCCGGAAGATCGTGGACATGGGGATGACGTCCGAACTGGACCTCCGCCAGGCGGAGAGCCAGGTGGAAGCCGCGCGGGTGGACATCGCCCGCTACACCGGGCAGATCGAACTGGACCGGAACGCCCTCGACCTCCTGGTCGGCGCGGCCGTGCCGGACGACCTGCTGCCGGAGGACCTGGAGACCGCCGGGAAGGTGAAGGACGTCTCCCCGGGTCTGCCCTCCGAGGTGCTGCTGAGCCGTCCCGACATCCTCCTGGCCGAGCACCAGTTGAAGGCCGCCGAGGCCAACATCGGGGCGGCGCGGGCGGCCTTCTTCCCCCGGATCACCCTGACGGGCGGCCTGGGCTTCATGAGCGGCGACCTGCTCGACCTGTTCAAGTTCGGGTCCCGGACCTGGAACTTCGCCCCACAGGTCGTCCTGCCCATTTTCGACTACGGGTCCCGGAAGGCCAACTACCAGTCGGTCCAGGTGGATCGCGAAATTTATGTCGCCACCTACGAGAAAGCCATCCAATCGGCCTTCCGGGAAGTCAGCGACGCCCTGGAACTCCGCAAGTCCCTCCTGGCCCAGCAGGAGGCCCAGCAGGCGCTGGTGAATTCCCTCGAAGCCACCTTTCGCCTGTCCGAGGCCCGCTACCGGGAAGGCATCGACGGCTACCTGGTCGTCCTGGTCGCCCAGCGGGCGCTCTACGTGGCCCAGCAGCGCATGCTGACCCTCCGCCTGGCCCGCGCGGTCAATCTCGTCTCCCTCTACAAGGTGCTGGGCGGGGGCGCATCCGGACCGGCGGAATCGCCGGGGAAAAGTGCCGAAACGTCGGCCCCTCCCACGAAAAAGCCGGGGGAGTGA
- a CDS encoding MarR family transcriptional regulator, protein MRDKLFEEARQVFAKRFPDLDHTTVGMVGALSNAYHLLYAVMERAMVRYGVTPPSLDVMVVLFVRDKDGCTLGEIGELLGVSPANITGLVDGLVRKGLVSRVEHAMDRRKRLARLTDKGTEMMGSFIPDCAGFLHNILSPVAPGELRQLQDSLLRVANLLVPFWEKRGEIGLEREAASASPPRKRGKTPGPI, encoded by the coding sequence ATGCGCGATAAACTCTTCGAGGAGGCCCGGCAGGTCTTTGCAAAACGCTTTCCCGACCTCGACCACACCACGGTCGGGATGGTCGGCGCGCTGTCCAACGCCTACCACCTCCTTTACGCCGTCATGGAACGGGCCATGGTCCGTTACGGAGTCACTCCCCCGTCCCTCGACGTGATGGTGGTCCTCTTCGTCCGGGACAAGGACGGATGCACGCTCGGGGAGATCGGCGAGTTACTGGGGGTCAGCCCCGCCAACATCACGGGGCTCGTGGACGGGTTGGTCCGGAAGGGCCTGGTGAGCCGGGTGGAGCACGCCATGGACCGCCGCAAACGCCTGGCCCGGCTGACGGACAAGGGAACCGAGATGATGGGGTCCTTCATCCCGGACTGTGCGGGGTTTTTGCACAACATCCTTTCCCCTGTCGCCCCCGGAGAACTCCGTCAACTCCAGGACAGCCTGCTCCGGGTGGCCAACCTCCTGGTCCCCTTCTGGGAGAAGCGGGGCGAAATCGGGCTCGAGCGGGAAGCGGCTTCCGCGTCACCCCCTCGAAAAAGGGGGAAGACGCCGGGACCGATTTAA